Proteins encoded in a region of the Brevefilum fermentans genome:
- a CDS encoding ABC transporter ATP-binding protein, with the protein MDLQPIIEFKDFSFQYYSQVDPTLYNINLSILPGEKILIVGPSGSGKSTLGNCINGLIPFAYDGEITGDLLINGESTQDKNIFELSKSVGTVLQDSDAQFVSLTAGEDIAFSLENDNVPNAEMHEQVKKVSQMVDMQNWLTSSPFELSGGQKQRTTLAGVLVNDVDILLFDEPLANLDPATGKTAIEIIEEICSSVNKTIIIIEHRLEDVLHRYVDRIIVINEGRIIANTNAHALVSSDILTKTGIREPLYVTALKYAGVPITESIQPGYITSVKAHQCKDALTAWQASIQPPQVQEEKPTVLKVENLNFSYDGIRNVLEEINFELKEGEMVSLIGKNGSGKSTLSKLICGFEKQDQGIISYRGNDTRDKSIKERAEIIGLVLQNPNQMISKNLIFDEVALGLRFRKIPEEEIVPRVEKVLDVCGLAPFIEWPISALSYGQRKRVTIASILVMGSEILILDEPTAGQDYRHYTEIMEFLVEINKMGVTIILITHDMHLMLEYTPRALVLAEGHLIADAPASSVLTDLQIIQKANLKETSLYHLAQMAEIPDSTAFVQGFINYERKLKNR; encoded by the coding sequence ATGGATTTACAACCGATTATCGAATTTAAAGATTTTTCATTTCAATACTACAGCCAGGTCGATCCTACACTTTATAATATTAATTTATCCATCCTCCCGGGCGAAAAAATCCTCATTGTTGGGCCCAGCGGAAGCGGGAAAAGCACGCTTGGTAATTGTATCAATGGCTTAATTCCCTTTGCATATGATGGTGAAATCACGGGCGATTTGCTGATCAACGGTGAATCAACCCAGGACAAAAATATTTTTGAGTTGTCAAAATCCGTCGGCACAGTCCTTCAGGATTCAGACGCCCAGTTTGTCAGCCTGACCGCCGGCGAGGATATCGCCTTTTCACTTGAAAACGACAATGTACCCAACGCCGAGATGCATGAGCAGGTGAAAAAAGTATCCCAGATGGTTGATATGCAAAACTGGCTGACCTCATCTCCCTTTGAACTTTCGGGCGGGCAAAAACAACGTACAACCCTGGCCGGGGTGCTTGTCAACGACGTGGATATATTGCTGTTTGATGAACCCCTTGCCAACCTCGACCCCGCCACTGGAAAAACAGCGATTGAGATCATCGAAGAGATTTGCTCCAGCGTGAATAAAACCATCATCATCATTGAACATCGTCTTGAAGATGTCTTGCATCGATATGTGGACCGTATCATTGTGATTAATGAAGGTCGGATCATCGCCAACACAAATGCCCATGCACTGGTCAGCTCAGACATCCTGACAAAAACGGGGATTCGTGAGCCTTTGTATGTCACAGCATTAAAATATGCCGGTGTGCCAATCACGGAAAGTATTCAACCAGGATATATCACGAGTGTAAAAGCCCACCAATGCAAAGACGCCCTGACAGCCTGGCAGGCGAGCATCCAACCGCCACAGGTCCAGGAAGAAAAACCCACGGTTCTGAAAGTCGAAAACCTTAACTTTTCGTATGATGGCATCAGAAATGTCCTGGAAGAGATTAATTTTGAATTAAAAGAGGGCGAAATGGTCTCCCTGATCGGCAAAAATGGATCCGGCAAGAGCACCCTTTCCAAATTAATCTGCGGTTTTGAAAAACAAGATCAGGGAATAATTTCCTACCGTGGCAATGACACCCGGGATAAATCAATTAAGGAGCGCGCTGAAATAATCGGGCTCGTGCTGCAAAACCCCAACCAGATGATCTCTAAAAATCTGATTTTCGATGAAGTCGCGCTGGGTTTGCGCTTTCGCAAGATCCCTGAAGAGGAAATCGTTCCCCGGGTCGAAAAAGTGCTGGATGTTTGCGGTCTGGCTCCCTTCATCGAATGGCCGATTTCTGCCCTCAGCTATGGCCAACGAAAGCGCGTCACCATCGCGTCCATCCTGGTTATGGGTTCTGAAATCCTGATTCTCGATGAGCCCACCGCGGGTCAAGATTACCGCCATTATACAGAAATCATGGAGTTCCTGGTCGAGATCAACAAAATGGGTGTGACCATCATTTTGATTACTCACGATATGCACTTGATGCTGGAATATACGCCCAGGGCTCTCGTTCTTGCAGAAGGGCACCTGATTGCAGACGCCCCTGCATCTTCCGTCCTCACCGATCTTCAGATTATTCAAAAAGCAAACTTAAAGGAGACTTCTCTTTACCATCTGGCACAGATGGCCGAGATTCCGGATAGTACTGCCTTTGTGCAGGGTTTTATCAACTATGAAAGGAAACTCAAAAACCGATGA
- a CDS encoding energy-coupling factor transporter transmembrane component T family protein yields MNAKTKLFSYDIIDSPIRSLSGLTKLICFLLLTFAVMYSYDIRVILAVMLFAAYIMKISKIKFSQIKLMVIYVLIFVLTNAVISFLFAPEMGVEIYGTRTVLIELPGKFDITAEQLLYSTTKLFKYSSVIPFGIIFLLTTNPSEFASSLNRIGVHYKVAYAVALTLRYFPDVQRDYYDISQAQQARGLELSRKASLFNRIKNGLLIIIPLIFSSLDRIETISNAMDLRGFGKSKTRTWYTSRKMKRADYVAIFISVLIFIATASVSIFINKSRFYNPFI; encoded by the coding sequence ATGAACGCAAAGACCAAGTTATTTTCTTATGACATCATCGATTCGCCCATCCGCAGCCTTTCAGGGTTAACAAAGTTGATTTGCTTCCTTCTGCTCACCTTCGCGGTCATGTATTCCTACGACATTCGGGTCATTTTAGCGGTGATGCTCTTCGCAGCCTATATCATGAAGATCTCAAAGATCAAGTTTTCTCAAATCAAGCTGATGGTGATATACGTGTTGATCTTTGTGCTGACCAATGCGGTAATTTCTTTCCTTTTCGCACCTGAAATGGGCGTTGAAATCTATGGGACTCGGACAGTCCTTATTGAATTGCCAGGCAAGTTTGACATCACAGCAGAGCAGTTATTGTACAGTACCACCAAATTGTTCAAATACTCATCGGTCATTCCCTTTGGCATCATCTTCCTGTTAACCACCAACCCGAGCGAGTTCGCATCGTCACTGAACCGAATCGGGGTTCATTACAAAGTCGCTTACGCTGTTGCTTTGACCTTGCGTTATTTCCCCGACGTCCAGAGGGATTACTACGACATCAGCCAGGCGCAGCAGGCTCGCGGTTTGGAACTTTCTCGCAAAGCCTCTCTATTTAACCGGATTAAAAATGGCTTGCTGATCATCATTCCCCTGATTTTTTCCTCACTCGACCGCATCGAAACCATCAGCAACGCCATGGATTTGCGCGGGTTCGGGAAAAGCAAGACCCGCACCTGGTACACAAGTCGCAAAATGAAACGCGCTGATTATGTGGCGATTTTCATCTCTGTCTTGATTTTTATTGCCACGGCAAGTGTTTCAATTTTCATCAACAAAAGCCGGTTTTACAACCCTTTCATTTAG
- a CDS encoding SAM hydrolase/SAM-dependent halogenase family protein, whose amino-acid sequence MKPILVYQTDFTYKEGAVCAMYGVVKSVDRELEIIDGSHEIPKFDTWSASYRLYQSMPFWPQGTVFVSVVDPGVGTNRRACVARTSNGYFIVTPDNGSLTHVKTVFGIDEVREIDETINRLRGMGTDDVSVFHGRDLFSYCAARFASGKITFEEIGPAYNPDEIVMHPIDEPVFDVEHARGIFEINDPNFGNIWTNLPLKSFLNAGFKFGDCLQVTIFHQGKQVFAQRLLFEKSFGYAKPGEAMLYNNELMRVSIAINQGSFVEQFGIGYGPEWEIDIKK is encoded by the coding sequence TTGAAACCCATTCTTGTTTATCAAACCGATTTCACCTACAAAGAAGGCGCGGTGTGCGCGATGTATGGCGTGGTAAAAAGCGTGGATCGAGAGCTGGAAATCATCGATGGAAGCCATGAAATCCCCAAATTTGATACCTGGAGCGCTTCCTATCGTCTTTATCAATCCATGCCGTTTTGGCCGCAGGGGACGGTCTTCGTCTCTGTTGTGGATCCCGGTGTAGGGACGAACCGCCGTGCGTGCGTCGCCCGCACCTCTAATGGATATTTCATCGTCACGCCAGATAATGGTTCACTGACCCATGTCAAAACCGTGTTTGGCATCGATGAAGTGCGCGAAATTGATGAAACCATTAACCGCTTGCGCGGGATGGGCACCGATGACGTTAGCGTGTTCCATGGTCGAGATTTGTTTTCCTATTGTGCTGCCAGGTTTGCCAGCGGGAAAATCACCTTTGAAGAAATTGGCCCGGCTTACAACCCCGATGAAATCGTCATGCATCCCATTGATGAACCGGTTTTTGATGTTGAGCATGCCAGGGGAATTTTCGAGATTAACGACCCCAATTTTGGCAATATCTGGACGAACCTGCCCTTAAAATCGTTCCTGAATGCCGGCTTTAAATTTGGCGACTGCTTGCAGGTCACTATCTTTCATCAGGGAAAACAAGTGTTCGCCCAGCGATTGCTATTTGAGAAGTCTTTTGGTTACGCAAAACCAGGCGAAGCCATGCTTTACAACAACGAACTGATGCGGGTCAGCATCGCTATTAACCAGGGCAGCTTCGTTGAACAATTTGGGATTGGTTATGGCCCGGAATGGGAAATTGATATTAAAAAATAA
- a CDS encoding secondary thiamine-phosphate synthase enzyme YjbQ: MKTYRKELWFQVPTRRAFINITPEVVQALRESGIQEGLCLVNAMHITASVFINDDESGLHHDYEHWLEELAPHAPIDQYRHNRTGEDNADAHLKRQIMGREVVVAVTNGRLDFGTWEQIFYGEFDGRRRKRVLVKIIGE, translated from the coding sequence ATGAAAACTTATCGGAAAGAACTCTGGTTCCAGGTGCCGACCCGTCGGGCGTTCATCAATATCACGCCCGAGGTGGTTCAAGCCCTGCGCGAAAGCGGCATCCAGGAGGGATTGTGCCTGGTGAACGCCATGCACATCACCGCCTCTGTTTTTATCAACGATGACGAATCCGGCTTGCATCACGATTATGAGCACTGGCTGGAAGAATTAGCGCCGCATGCGCCCATCGATCAATATCGCCACAATCGCACCGGTGAAGACAACGCCGATGCACACCTGAAGCGCCAGATTATGGGCCGCGAGGTGGTGGTGGCGGTCACCAATGGACGATTGGATTTCGGAACCTGGGAGCAGATCTTCTACGGAGAATTCGACGGGCGTCGCCGCAAGCGTGTGCTGGTCAAGATCATCGGGGAATAA
- a CDS encoding YgiQ family radical SAM protein, whose translation MTVIMPQAPQFLPTTPQELRALGWKQLDVILVTGDSYIDSPYSGVAIIGRVLHAAGYTVGIIAQPDIHSADDITRLGEPRLFWGVSAGSVDSMVANYTATGRPRRDDDFTPAGRNTKRPNRATLVYANLIRRHFKGTVPIVLGGVEASLRRVAHYDYWSDSIRRSVLFDAKADYLIYGMAERSILEFAQALASGEDPTRIRGLCFIAKQPPEGFRILPAYEQVVQDKDAFTDMFHTFYRNNDPISASGLAQRHGDRFLVHNPPAPYLTTAELDRVYSLDFSRAQHPYYEAQGPVKAMETIRFSIPSHRGCYGECNFCAIAVHEGRTVRWRREASILAEARRLTRLPDFKGYIFDLSGPTANMYGFECPIKLQQGSCQDQSCLYPDICPSLPVDHQVQTRLLQKLRQVEGVKKVFIGSGLRYDLLLADHAHGGAYLKALVQHHTSGQLKVAPEHTQPQVLALMRKPGIDRLLEFKRRFENLSAAVKKKLFLSYYLIAAHPGCTLEDMFALKRFASRELGLLPEQVQVFTPTPSTYASLMYYTEKDPFTGEALFVEKNPAGKQRQKAVITGRRHPKK comes from the coding sequence ATGACCGTTATCATGCCCCAAGCGCCTCAATTTCTCCCCACAACACCTCAAGAGCTGCGGGCTCTTGGGTGGAAACAGCTCGACGTGATTCTGGTCACCGGCGACAGTTACATCGACAGCCCGTATTCCGGCGTCGCCATCATTGGCAGGGTACTGCACGCGGCAGGTTATACCGTCGGCATCATTGCCCAACCGGATATCCACTCAGCGGATGATATCACCCGCCTGGGTGAGCCGCGCCTTTTCTGGGGTGTGAGCGCGGGCAGCGTCGATTCAATGGTCGCCAATTACACTGCCACCGGTCGCCCCCGCCGCGATGACGACTTCACCCCCGCTGGACGCAATACCAAACGCCCCAACCGGGCGACACTGGTCTATGCTAACCTGATCCGGCGCCACTTTAAGGGCACCGTCCCCATTGTCCTGGGCGGTGTGGAAGCTAGCCTGCGACGGGTAGCGCACTATGATTACTGGTCAGATTCCATCCGCCGCTCCGTCCTGTTCGACGCCAAGGCAGACTATCTCATCTACGGGATGGCTGAGCGTAGCATCCTCGAGTTCGCCCAGGCCCTCGCGTCCGGGGAAGACCCTACCCGTATTCGTGGATTATGCTTCATTGCCAAACAACCGCCCGAAGGCTTTCGGATTCTGCCTGCCTATGAACAGGTCGTTCAGGACAAAGACGCCTTTACGGACATGTTCCACACCTTCTATCGAAACAATGACCCCATCAGCGCCTCAGGATTGGCTCAACGCCATGGTGACCGCTTCCTGGTGCACAACCCGCCTGCGCCTTATCTGACAACAGCAGAGTTGGATCGCGTATACAGCCTTGATTTTTCCCGGGCACAACATCCCTATTATGAGGCTCAGGGTCCCGTCAAAGCAATGGAAACGATCCGCTTTTCCATTCCCTCTCATCGCGGCTGCTATGGAGAGTGTAATTTCTGTGCCATCGCCGTCCATGAGGGCCGCACCGTGCGCTGGCGCAGAGAAGCCTCTATCCTGGCCGAAGCGCGGCGCCTCACCCGCCTACCCGATTTTAAAGGTTATATCTTTGACCTCAGCGGTCCTACCGCCAACATGTATGGCTTTGAATGTCCGATTAAACTACAGCAGGGTTCTTGCCAGGATCAGTCTTGCCTCTATCCTGATATTTGCCCGTCCCTACCGGTGGATCATCAAGTTCAAACCCGCTTGCTGCAAAAACTACGCCAGGTTGAGGGCGTGAAAAAGGTCTTCATCGGTTCCGGATTGCGCTATGATCTGCTGCTCGCCGACCATGCCCACGGTGGGGCGTATCTCAAAGCGCTGGTGCAGCATCACACCTCGGGTCAGCTCAAAGTTGCCCCCGAGCATACCCAACCGCAAGTTCTGGCTCTCATGCGTAAACCGGGAATTGACAGGCTGCTTGAATTTAAACGGCGTTTTGAAAACCTCAGCGCTGCAGTGAAAAAGAAGCTGTTCCTCAGCTATTACCTGATCGCTGCGCACCCGGGTTGCACTCTGGAGGATATGTTCGCGCTTAAACGCTTTGCCAGCCGCGAACTGGGCTTATTGCCAGAGCAGGTGCAGGTGTTCACACCCACGCCATCCACCTATGCCAGCCTGATGTATTATACTGAAAAAGACCCCTTCACCGGCGAGGCTTTGTTCGTTGAAAAGAACCCGGCTGGCAAACAACGCCAAAAAGCGGTCATTACCGGAAGGCGCCATCCTAAGAAATAA
- a CDS encoding SMI1/KNR4 family protein, with protein sequence MPAYRPITESLVELMDWMHKNAPGVAFNPPAKAAALANFVEKSGLVIPEDLHQLLMLADGETRNSAGAVGNWRFMSINEIQAAWGWVTQISVKAAFEGLTPQPSPYLQNHWWHPGWIPLISSDTGCYYCLDTAPPEVERTGQMLLFCQEHPARPLVAASLAAWLDRITGDLYAGVYTYNEVEGFNGEAFLWSSLEGKHLMDKIPGQIIVDGEYGIC encoded by the coding sequence ATGCCCGCATACCGCCCCATAACCGAATCCCTGGTTGAACTCATGGATTGGATGCATAAAAATGCACCGGGCGTCGCCTTCAACCCACCGGCAAAAGCGGCTGCCCTGGCTAACTTTGTAGAAAAGAGTGGGTTAGTCATCCCGGAAGATTTGCACCAGCTCCTGATGCTTGCCGATGGCGAAACTCGCAATTCAGCCGGGGCGGTCGGCAATTGGCGCTTCATGTCCATCAATGAAATCCAGGCTGCCTGGGGATGGGTGACGCAAATATCCGTCAAAGCCGCCTTTGAAGGTCTGACTCCGCAGCCATCGCCCTACTTGCAAAACCATTGGTGGCACCCTGGCTGGATTCCGCTGATCAGCAGCGATACCGGCTGCTATTATTGCCTTGATACCGCACCGCCTGAGGTTGAAAGAACCGGGCAGATGCTGCTTTTTTGTCAGGAGCATCCGGCGCGTCCGCTGGTGGCAGCCAGCCTGGCAGCCTGGTTAGACCGTATCACCGGGGATCTTTACGCCGGGGTTTACACCTACAACGAAGTTGAGGGCTTCAACGGGGAAGCGTTTTTATGGTCCTCACTGGAAGGCAAACACTTGATGGATAAAATCCCGGGACAAATCATCGTCGATGGAGAATATGGCATATGTTGA
- the gltX gene encoding glutamate--tRNA ligase, translating to MKGSTVIVRTRFAPSPTGYMHIGNLRTALFAYLTARRNNGVFILRIEDTDQERNIPEALAAIYASLALAGLDYDEGPGKDGGHGPYVQSERLDIYKAHAERLLASGGAFRCFCKKDDTGQEDAEPVRRDPCRFLTEHEIKTKINAGESFVIRQRIPESGSTTFVDEVYGEITIENSQLDDQVLLKSDGFPTYNFANVVDDHLMDITHVMRGQEYLSSTPKYNLLYESFGWPIPIYVHLPLIVKADGSKFSKRLGDPSFEDLVRMGYLPEAIVNYIALLGWNPGDEREFFTLADLERVFSIDQINKSSAAFSFDKLTWINGEHIRALSGDEFHTLAEKYYPDELSQFDTRKISRLMQVRTEKLTDIPQAVAFFYDLPECDVSLYQHEKSKCTPQISLDVLRSVLPVLEELEVWDNDSLLQALKAFIQARGYKVGTVMWPIRTALSCVLVTPGGATELADILGKEETLRRIKAGIEKLENAAK from the coding sequence ATGAAAGGATCAACGGTGATCGTAAGAACACGATTTGCACCCAGCCCGACAGGTTACATGCATATTGGAAATTTGCGTACGGCATTATTCGCCTACCTGACAGCCCGACGGAATAACGGCGTATTTATCCTGCGGATCGAAGATACTGACCAGGAACGCAATATCCCGGAAGCGTTGGCTGCAATTTATGCCAGCCTGGCGCTGGCCGGGCTTGATTACGATGAAGGACCGGGTAAAGACGGTGGGCATGGTCCCTATGTGCAGTCGGAGCGATTGGACATCTATAAAGCCCATGCGGAACGTCTGCTCGCTTCTGGCGGCGCGTTCCGCTGCTTTTGTAAAAAAGATGACACCGGGCAGGAGGATGCTGAACCGGTCCGCCGAGACCCATGCCGGTTTTTGACAGAACACGAGATCAAAACAAAAATTAACGCGGGTGAATCATTTGTAATCCGGCAACGAATCCCTGAAAGCGGGAGTACGACCTTTGTGGACGAGGTCTATGGCGAGATCACGATTGAAAATTCGCAACTGGACGACCAGGTGCTGTTAAAATCGGACGGCTTTCCGACTTATAATTTTGCCAATGTGGTTGATGACCACTTGATGGACATCACGCATGTGATGCGCGGGCAGGAGTACCTCTCGTCCACCCCAAAATACAACCTGCTTTACGAATCCTTCGGCTGGCCGATTCCGATCTATGTGCACCTCCCCTTGATTGTCAAAGCGGATGGCAGCAAGTTCAGCAAACGCCTGGGAGACCCCTCCTTTGAAGACCTGGTGAGGATGGGCTACCTGCCCGAAGCTATCGTGAATTATATTGCCCTGCTCGGCTGGAATCCGGGAGATGAGCGAGAATTCTTCACCCTTGCTGATCTGGAACGGGTTTTCAGCATCGATCAGATCAACAAGTCCAGCGCAGCGTTCTCTTTTGACAAGCTGACCTGGATCAACGGGGAACATATTCGGGCGCTTTCTGGCGATGAATTTCACACGCTGGCAGAAAAATATTACCCGGATGAGCTATCACAATTTGACACCCGGAAGATCAGCAGGCTGATGCAGGTACGCACTGAAAAATTGACGGACATCCCGCAAGCTGTGGCGTTTTTCTATGATTTACCGGAATGCGATGTATCCCTGTACCAGCATGAAAAATCGAAGTGCACCCCTCAGATCAGCCTGGATGTTCTACGGTCTGTCCTGCCTGTGTTGGAAGAACTGGAAGTGTGGGACAATGACAGCCTGCTTCAAGCGCTGAAAGCCTTTATCCAAGCACGGGGATATAAAGTTGGCACGGTCATGTGGCCAATTCGTACTGCGCTTTCTTGCGTTTTAGTGACACCGGGCGGAGCAACCGAGCTGGCGGATATATTGGGGAAAGAAGAAACCCTGAGGCGGATCAAAGCCGGGATTGAAAAGCTGGAAAACGCGGCAAAATAA
- a CDS encoding DUF2298 domain-containing protein: protein MLSLLSWYILLLLLGWVSFPLAFRLLSKLPERGYSLGKVLGLLVWGFFHWLLGNLGLLQNTPGGILFAFFLLAGLSIWAGWGHWREIWSWLKENRRLVITTEAVFLAGFAFMALVRYADPDATGTEKPMELAFINAIINSPKLPPHDPWLSGYSISYYHFGYILAAMLAKITTVSGGVAFNLTLAAVFGLSAAGAYGVLNNLLAEFGKTWKARINHLAWALLGPVFLLLVSNLEAVFEILHQAGVGWDLESGSSRFWNWVNIDSLRKPPTQPLSLMPQRFWWWWQASRVIHDIDLAGNVSGLSPIDEFPAFSFVLGDLHPHVLVIPFVMLLIGLALNIYLGGMAAEKKRFGMPYKGDVFLFSGVVLGGIAFLNTWDLPVYFVLLVGAYALRQVRLKGWDWARLTELLILAIPLGIVSLALYAPFYIGFQSQAGGILPNLVYPTRGLYLWLMFGALFVPMFFFWGWLRRQKTPGSWNWSTILVGALIGLLYLASIGLGLGLARGEAGRGLITSQGKAHFGGLLISALLHRLGFGLSLLTLALLLVVSLAYLIGSFLLSGDEAHADTPTPFVLLMILLGGVMVLAPEFVYLRDVFGARMNTIFKFYYQAWMLWSLAAAFSTVIVFTAGRKLAKALVLVVMILGLLYPVLAFPTKTNQFQPVAGYTLDASAYLEQNQPQEAAAIRWLSNAPLGVVAEAVGGQYSGYARVSTHSGQPTVLGWPGHQGQWRGGYTEVGNREADIQTLYETPLWATAQEIIQRYDIEYIYVGSLESTTYYLMAEKFEQNLYLGFEQGNVRIYVVPTSLRQ, encoded by the coding sequence ATGTTAAGCCTGCTTTCCTGGTATATTTTGCTGCTGTTATTGGGCTGGGTATCCTTCCCGTTGGCCTTTCGGCTGCTGTCGAAGCTCCCGGAGCGCGGTTACAGCCTGGGCAAAGTGTTGGGACTGCTGGTATGGGGGTTTTTTCACTGGCTGTTAGGAAACCTGGGGCTTCTGCAGAACACTCCGGGCGGGATTTTGTTTGCGTTTTTTCTATTGGCTGGATTGAGTATTTGGGCTGGCTGGGGGCACTGGCGGGAAATTTGGTCCTGGCTGAAGGAAAACCGACGGCTCGTTATCACCACAGAAGCTGTCTTCCTGGCTGGTTTTGCCTTCATGGCGCTGGTACGCTACGCCGACCCTGACGCAACTGGGACTGAAAAGCCGATGGAATTGGCTTTCATCAATGCAATCATCAACTCACCCAAATTGCCTCCGCACGACCCCTGGCTTTCAGGGTATTCTATTTCCTACTATCATTTTGGGTATATCCTGGCTGCCATGCTGGCCAAAATCACAACGGTCAGCGGAGGTGTGGCATTCAATTTAACCCTGGCTGCCGTGTTTGGATTAAGCGCAGCGGGGGCGTACGGTGTGCTCAATAATTTGCTGGCTGAGTTTGGAAAAACCTGGAAAGCGCGCATTAATCATCTCGCTTGGGCTCTTTTAGGGCCGGTTTTTTTATTGTTGGTCAGCAATTTAGAGGCGGTTTTTGAAATCTTGCATCAAGCCGGGGTTGGTTGGGACCTGGAAAGCGGTTCATCCCGTTTTTGGAACTGGGTGAATATCGACAGCCTGCGCAAACCACCGACCCAGCCGCTTTCATTGATGCCCCAGCGCTTCTGGTGGTGGTGGCAGGCGTCGCGGGTGATCCACGATATTGACCTGGCTGGCAACGTAAGCGGGCTTTCACCCATCGATGAATTCCCTGCATTTTCTTTTGTGCTGGGCGATCTTCACCCTCACGTGCTGGTGATTCCCTTCGTGATGCTGCTGATCGGCCTGGCATTGAACATCTACCTGGGCGGCATGGCAGCAGAAAAAAAGCGGTTTGGTATGCCATATAAAGGCGATGTCTTCCTTTTCAGCGGGGTTGTTCTGGGTGGGATTGCCTTTCTCAACACCTGGGACCTGCCGGTTTATTTTGTCTTGCTGGTCGGCGCTTATGCCTTGCGACAGGTGAGGTTGAAAGGGTGGGATTGGGCGCGGTTGACCGAACTGCTCATTTTGGCTATTCCGCTGGGGATCGTCAGTTTGGCTTTGTATGCGCCTTTTTATATTGGGTTTCAATCACAGGCGGGTGGGATATTGCCCAACCTGGTCTATCCGACCCGGGGATTGTACTTATGGTTGATGTTTGGTGCCCTGTTTGTCCCTATGTTCTTTTTTTGGGGCTGGCTGCGACGCCAAAAAACGCCTGGTTCCTGGAATTGGTCAACGATTCTGGTTGGTGCGCTGATCGGGCTGCTGTATCTGGCATCGATCGGGTTGGGCTTGGGGCTGGCGCGCGGTGAAGCGGGTCGGGGGTTGATCACCTCGCAGGGGAAAGCTCACTTTGGCGGGTTGTTGATCTCCGCCCTGCTGCACCGCTTAGGGTTCGGGTTGAGCTTGCTAACGCTGGCGCTGCTGCTGGTTGTCAGCCTTGCGTATTTGATCGGGAGCTTTTTGCTGAGCGGTGATGAGGCTCACGCTGATACGCCGACGCCGTTTGTGTTATTGATGATTCTGCTGGGCGGTGTGATGGTGTTGGCGCCGGAGTTTGTGTATCTGCGAGATGTTTTTGGCGCCCGGATGAACACGATTTTTAAATTTTATTATCAGGCCTGGATGTTATGGTCTTTAGCTGCGGCATTTTCAACCGTGATCGTGTTTACCGCAGGTCGCAAGCTGGCGAAAGCCCTTGTTCTGGTCGTTATGATTTTGGGCTTACTGTACCCGGTGCTGGCTTTTCCAACCAAGACCAATCAATTTCAACCTGTTGCAGGTTATACCCTGGATGCGAGTGCCTACCTGGAACAAAATCAGCCGCAAGAAGCCGCAGCCATTCGCTGGCTGTCAAACGCGCCGCTGGGCGTGGTGGCTGAAGCTGTGGGCGGACAATATAGCGGCTATGCGCGCGTCTCCACCCATTCTGGTCAGCCGACGGTATTGGGCTGGCCCGGGCATCAGGGACAATGGCGCGGCGGTTATACGGAAGTGGGCAACCGTGAAGCGGATATTCAAACCTTGTACGAAACCCCGCTGTGGGCAACAGCCCAGGAGATCATTCAACGCTATGATATTGAATATATCTATGTCGGCTCACTGGAAAGCACGACGTATTACCTGATGGCTGAAAAATTTGAGCAAAATCTATACCTCGGGTTTGAGCAGGGCAATGTGCGAATTTATGTCGTGCCGACATCCCTGAGGCAATAA